One window of the Pelmatolapia mariae isolate MD_Pm_ZW linkage group LG15, Pm_UMD_F_2, whole genome shotgun sequence genome contains the following:
- the cpsf3 gene encoding cleavage and polyadenylation specificity factor subunit 3, with the protein MAAKRKPDATVPAEESDQLLIRPLGAGQEVGRSCIILEFKGRKIMLDCGIHPGLEGMDALPYIDLIDPAEIDLLLISHFHLDHCGALPWFLQKTSFKGRTFMTHATKAIYRWLLSDYVKVSNISADDMLYTETDLEDSMEKIETINFHEVKEVAGIKFWCYHAGHVLGAAMFMIEIAGVKLLYTGDFSRQEDRHLMAAEIPSVKPDILITESTYGTHIHEKREEREARFCNTVHDIVNREGRCLIPVFALGRAQELLLILDEYWQNHPELHDIPIYYASSLARKCMAVYQTYINAMNDKIRKAININNPFVFKHISNLKSMDHFDDIGPSVVMASPGMMQSGLSRELFESWCTDRRNGVIIAGYCVEGTLAKHIMTEPDEITTMSGQKLPLKMSVDYISFSAHTDYQQTSEFIRALKPPHVILVHGEQNEMARLKAALIREYEDNDEVHIEVHNPRNTEAVTLNFRGEKLAKVMGSLADKKCIQGQRVSGILVKRNFNYHILAPSDLSNYTDLSMGMVTQTQAIPYTGPISLLVSQLRNLAGDVEQVEGTEKITVRIFKSITMVHEASMVLLEWIANPLNDMYADAVATVILEVQSNPNAQKFVEGKKESFDMDVFVERLALMLHDMFGDDCVNFKDGKNLSVTVDGVTASVDPETRLVSCAEDETLREMIEVAVHRLYDALSPAF; encoded by the exons ATGGCGGCTAAACGTAAACCCGACGCGACGGTTCCGGCGGAGGAGAGCGACCAGCTGCTGATCCGCCCGCT ggGGGCCGGTCAGGAGGTGGGACGGTCCTGCATCATCCTGGAGTTCAAAGGAAGAAAGATCATG ctggaCTGTGGGATCCATCCTGGTCTGGAGGGGATGGACGCTCTGCCCTACATTGACCTGATCGACCCAGCTGAGATCGACCTGCTGCTCATCAGCCA CTTCCACCTGGACCACTGCGGCGCTCTGCCCTGGTTCCTGCAGAAGACCAGCTTTAAAGGTCGGACGTTCATGACGCACGCCACCAAAGCCATCTACCGGTGGTTGCTGTCCGACTACGTCAAAGTCAG TAACATCTCAGCTGACGACATGCTGTACACGGAGACCGACCTGGAGGACAGCATGGAAAAGATCGAGACCATCAACTTCCACGAGGTGAAGGAGGTGGCCGGCATCAAGTTCTGGTGTTACCACGCCGGCCATGTCCTTGGAGCCGCCATGTTCATGATCGAGATCGCCGGCGTCAAG ctgttgTACACAGGTGATTTCTCCCGTCAGGAGGACAGACACCTGATGGCAGCAGAGATCCCAAGCGTGAAGCCGGACATCCTCATCACA GAGTCGACCTATGGCACTCACATCCACGAGAAGCGTGAGGAGAGGGAGGCTCGTTTCTGCAACACCGTCCACGACATCGTGAACAGGGAGGGCCGCTGCCTGATCCCTGTCTTCGCCCTGGGCCGGGCTCAGGAGCTGCTCCTCATCCTCG ACGAGTACTGGCAGAACCACCCGGAGCTCCACGACATCCCTATCTACTACGCCTCTTCTCTGGCCAGGAAGTGCATGGCTGTGTACCAGACCTACATTAACGCCATGAACGACAAGATCCGCAAGGCCATCAACATCAACAACCCCTTCGTCTTCAAGCACATCAGCAACCTCAAG agcatGGACCACTTCGATGACATCGGTCCCAGCGTGGTGATGGCATCTCCTGGTATGATGCAGAGCGGCCTGTCCAGAGAGCTGTTTGAGAGCTGGTGCACCGACCGCAGGAATGGCGTCATCATCGCCGGATACTGCGTGGAGGGGACGCTCGCCAAG CACATCATGACAGAGCCCGACGAGATCACCACCATGTCGGGTCAGAAGCTTCCTCTGAAGATGTCGGTGGACTACATCTCCTTCTCAGCTCACACAGACTACCAACAGACCAGCGAGTTCATCAGAGCTCTCAAACCTCCTCATGTG ATTCTCGTCCACGGCGAGCAGAACGAGATGGCACGTCTGAAGGCGGCGTTGATCCGCGAGTACGAGGACAACGACGAGGTCCACATCGAGGTGCACAACCCGAGGAACACCGAGGCCGTCACGCTCAACTTCAGAGGAGAGAAACTGGCCAAG GTGATGGGCTCCCTTGCCGACAAGAAGTGCATTCAGGGTCAGCGGGTCTCTGGGATCCTCGTCAAACGAAACTTCAACTATCACATCCTGGCGCCCTCCGACCTCTCCA ACTACACTGACCTGTCGATGGGCATGGTGACTCAGACGCAGGCCATCCCATATACCGGACCCATCTCACTGCTGGTCAGCCAGCTGAGAAACCTCGCAG GCGATGTGGAGCAGGTGGAGGGAACCGAGAAAATCACCGTGAGAATCTTTAAGAGCATCACGATGGTTCATGAAGCCAGCATGGTGCTGCTAGAg TGGATCGCCAATCCGCTCAACGACATGTACGCTGACGCCGTTGCCACTGTCATCCTCGAGGTCCAGTCCAACCCCAACGCCCAGAAGT ttgtGGAGGGGAAGAAGGAAAGCTTCGACATGGACGTGTTTGTGGAGAGGCTTGCGCTCATGCTGCA CGACATGTTTGGGGATGACTGCGTGAATTTCAAAGATGGTAAAAACCTCAGCGTGACCGTGGACGGCGTCACGGCGTCAGTAGACCCAGAGACCAGA TTGGTGTCATGCGCAGAGGACGAGACTCTAAGGGAGATGATAGAAGTCGCTGTCCATCGGCTCTATGACGCCCTAAGCCCCGCTTTCTGA
- the asap2b gene encoding arf-GAP with SH3 domain, ANK repeat and PH domain-containing protein 2b: protein MPELISVTEFIDETNEDYKAPTTSNFTTRMGHCRNAVGALEEALDLDRSVLYKIKKSVKAINSSGLAHVENEEQYVQSMHKFGENYLTRGDRDDGDVGSAFIKFVVFTRELTALFKNLLQNMNNIITFPLDSLLKGDLKGVKGDLKKPFDKAWKDYETKLAKIEKEKKENAKMHGMIRTEFSGGEIAEEMEKERRMFQLQMCEYLLKVNEIKVKKGVDFLQNLIKFYHAQCNFFQDGLKAVETLKPAVEKLSTDLTAIKQTQDGERKQLAQLRDTLKAALQSDQKEDAQAKQNAGYSLHQLQGDKAHGNERSGFLYKKSEGLRKVWQKRKCSVKNGFLTICHGTPNKPPAKLNLLTCQVKRNPDEKKSFDLFSHDRTYHFQAEDEAECQIWVSVLQNSKEEALNKAFKGDQDEGENNIVQELTKSIVGEVKKMSGNNSCCDCGAADPSWLSTNLGVLICIECSGIHREMGVHYSRIQSLDLDVLGTSELLLANNVGNASFNEIMEADLSAQEVTKPTPTSDMQMRKDYITAKYTEKRFARRKCTDATSRLRALYEAVRNRDILSLIQVYAEGVDLMEAIPQPNEHEPGETVLHLAVRMGDRNSLHIVDFLGQNSGNLDKQTTRGNTALHYCCLTNNSECLKLLLRGKASVSITNDAGETPLDIAKRMRHKECEELLTQAQTGKFNVHVHVEYEWRLQNEDLDESDDEMEDKPIPQRREERPVSCFVPGSGPVQPNLAALARDVAFLARDKQRPAIPSTIISNETYGTMLDVNLPPPGPTPPLPPRGPSRGTNKGPPVESVGRQRSSSDPPNPQTPERNSMYVLPVVPPPPPPPGPSRRTGMLETKAATAKTASLPPLPPLPTGLPTAPPVPPPPCIPPPSPPQHKVPLLPPSHQHRGPPGSKAPVSPPAAARVPPPQRPAGRIPSEKQGRQIVSPHSPSPPPPKPRTTFSKQRPQRVRAIYNCAADSPDELTFSEGELIVVDGEEDSEWWIGHIESDPTRRGVFPRTFVHFLSE from the exons GCTCTCGACTTGGACCGGTCCGTTCTCTACAAGATCAAGAAGTCAGTGAAGGCCATCAACTCATCTGGTCTGG CTCACGTGGAAAATGAGGAGCAGTACGTTCAGTCCATGCACAAGTTCGGGGAAAACTACCTGACCCGGGGTGACAGGGATGACGGCGATGTCGGATCTGCCTTCATCAAGTTTGTCGTTTTCACCAGAGAGCTGACAGCGCTCTTCAAGAACCTG CTGCAGAACATGAACAACATCATCACGTTCCCTCTGGACAGTCTGCTGAAAGGAGACCTGAAAGGAGTGAAAGGG GATCTGAAGAAGCCGTTCGATAAGGCCTGGAAGGATTACGAGACCAAACT AGCGAAGAttgagaaagagaagaaagagaacGCCAAGATGCATGGCATGATTCGGACGGAGTTCAGCGGAGGAGAAATCGCAGAGGAGATGGAGAAGGAGAGACGAATGTTCCAGCTGCAGATGTGCGag TACCTGCTCAAAGTGAACGAGATCAAAGTGAAGAAAGGAGTAGACTTCCTCCAGAACCTCATCAAGTTTTACCACGCTCAGTGCAA ttttttccaGGATGGACTGAAAGCTGTGGAGACTCTGAAACCGGCCGTAGAGAAACTGTCCACAGACCTGACAGCG ATCAAACAGACTCAGGACGGCGAGAGGAAGCAGCTGGCTCAGCTCCGAGACACCCTGAAGGCAGCACTGCAGTCCGATCAGAAAGAg GACGCCCAGGCCAAACAGAACGCAGGTTACAGCCTCCATCAGTTGCAGGGTGACAAAGCCCACGGCAACGAACGCTCTGGTTTCCTCTACAAGAAAAGTGAAGG ACTGAGGAAGGTGTGGCAGAAGAGAAAGTGCTCGGTGAAGAACGGCTTCCTGACCATCTGTCACGGGACG CCAAACAAACCTCCAGCCAAGCTCAACCTGCTCACCTGCCAGGTGAAGAGGAACCCCGATGAGAAGAAAAGCTTCGACCTGTTCTCCC ATGACCGGACCTACCACTTCCAGGCCGAGGACGAGGCCGAGTGTCAGAT CTGGGTGTCGGTGCTGCAGAACAGCAAGGAGGAGGCGCTGAACAAGGCGTTCAAAGGAGACCAGGACGAGGGTGAGAACAACATCGTCCAGGAGCTGACCAAGTCCATCGtgggagaggtgaagaagatgAGTGGAAACAACAGCTGTTGCGACTGTGGAGCTGCAG ATCCCTCCTGGCTGTCCACGAACCTCGGGGTGCTGATCTGTATTGAGTGCTCAGGGATCCACAGAGAAATGGGGGTCCACTACTCCAGGATCCAGAGTCTGGACCTGGACGTcctgggaacctctgagctgCTG TTGGCGAATAATGTGGGAAACGCCAGCTTCAATGAGATCATGGAGGCAGATCTGTCAGCGCAGGAAGTGACCAAACCAACTCCTACCAGCGACAT GCAGATGAGGAAGGACTACATCACAGCGAAGTACACCGAGAAACGCTTCGCCCGGCGGAAGTGCACCGACGCCACGTCCAGGCTGCGGGCTCTCTACGAGGCCGTCAGGAACCGAGACATCCTGTCGCTCATCCAGGTCTACGCTGAGGGGGTGGACCTGATGGAGGCCATCCCACAGCCCAACGAACAT gaacCCGGGGAGACGGTGCTCCACCTGGCGGTCCGAATGGGCGACAGAAACTCGCTCCACATTGTCGACTTCCTCGGACAAAACAG CGGTAACCTGGACAAGCAGACGACCAGAGGAAACACGGCGCTGCATTACTGCTGCCTAACCAACAACAGCGAGTGCCTGAAACTGCTGCTGAGGGGGAAAGCTTCAGTGTCCATCA CTAACGATGCAGGAGAAACACCGCTGGACATTGCCAAACGTATGCGACACAAAGAGTGCGAAGAGCTG CTGACTCAGGCTCAGACCGGAAAGTTTAACGTCCATGTTCACGTCGAGTATGAGTGGCGTCTGCAAAATGAAGACCTGGATGAGAGCGATGACGAGATGGAGGACAAG CCCATCCCACAGCGGCGGGAGGAGCGTCCGGTCAGCTGCTTTGTGCCTGGAAGTGGACCCGTGCAGCCCAACCTGGCGGCGCTGGCGCGGGACGTTGCCTTCCTGGCACGGGACAAGCAGCGGCCTGCGATCCCCAGCACCATTATTAGCAACGAGACTTACGGCACCATGCTGGATGTGAACCTGCCGCCCCCCGGCCCGACGCCTCCGCTTCCTCCCCGAGGACccagcagag GTACCAATAAAGGCCCCCCCGTGGAATCAGTAGGCAGACAGCGGTCGTCCTCCGACCCCCCCAACCCTCAAACGCCGGAGAGGAACTCCATGTACG TGCTCCCAGtggttcctcctcctcctcctcctcctgggcCCAGCAGGAGAACCGGCATGTTGGAGACCAAAGCCGCCACAGCCAAGAccgcctccctccctcctctgccTCCCCTGCCGACAGGACTACCTACAGCACCTCCAGTCCCGCCACCACCCTGCATCCCACCTCCATCACCACCCCAGCATAAAGTTCCTCTCCTCCCACCCAGCCACCAACACAGAGGACCTCCAGGATCCAAAGCCCCTGTCTCTCCTCCCGC AGCAGCGAGGGTTCCTCCTCCTCAGAGACCTGCAGGCAGGATTCCGTCGGAAAAACAAG GTCGTCAGATCGTATCCCCCCATAGTCCGTCTCCTCCACCCCCCAAACCCAGAACTACATTTTCT aagcAGAGGCCTCAGAGGGTGAGGGCCATCTACAACTGTGCAGCCGACAGTCCAGATGAGCTGACGTTCAGCGAGGGAGAGCTGATCGTGGTGGACGGCGAGGAGGACAGCGAGTGGTGG ATTGGTCACATCGAAAGTGATCCGACCAGGCGTGGAGTGTTTCCTCGTACCTTTGTTCACTTCCTGTCGGAGTGA